TTTCTTGTTTAAATAAATTGATTACAGTTAGGGAATCAGATTGAACAATTACCTTTTTGCAGTTCGAGCACACTGCCCATTTCAAGGCACACAAGATTGCATATAACTCAGCTATGAAATTAGTGGTAATAGCAAGTCCACCAATTAGAGTACCTATCACCTGACATTCATTATCCCTTGCAATAATTCCAAAACCTGCAGAGCCTGGATTTCCAAATGATGAGCCATCACAACAGAAGAGAGTATACCCACTTGTTGGAGACTTCCAGTAGCATTCTGTAATCCCACTGTACTTAATGTTACTAACACCAAGCATGCAAAAAGACATAATCTGACTGTCATAGTTTTGGCCCCATCTGTTACCTGTTGTTCTATAACCACCCTCATAAACTAGCTGAAAAATTCTGCTTTTAAATCTATTGATATTAGGcttcttttcttcaaataacTTCTCATTTCTTTGGAACCATAAATCTGTTAAGGTATCACAAGAAGCAGTAAGCCAAATTTCTTTTACCAGAGGACTTTTATTTTTAGCAGCCTTGTAaatatcttcaaaagaagatGGATTTTTGAAAGCAAAAATTTCATTTAACCAGTTCCATATAGAAATGCCGAACTTACATTTCCAGAAAGTATGATCTATACTGTCTTGCTCCTCCATACAGATGCAACATGTTGATGCCATTTCAAATCCCTTTTGTTTCATAATTTCATCGTCAACATATATGCCCTGCTACAGTTTccaaatattgcaagaaattcCAGGATGTAAGAAAGCCTGCCAAATGAATTTAGTCCATGCAAGAGGTGGTTCTTTAGCTCTAATCTTCTCTACTGCAATCTTAGTAATAAATTTTCCATTTCTATCTGCACCCCATATTTTTTGATCCTTTCCACCACTAAAGTCAGGCAATGCATTTATAGAAATAAGTTTTTTAATTTCATCTGGTATAACACATTTGTTGTTCTGCAGTAATTTATTGACTTTCATGTAAATATttttcttgacataatcattcaaGCCAACTACATTTAGTAAAGGAAATTCCCCATACCAAATGTCATTCCAGACTGAGATTTGAGTTTAGTTACCAATACACCACCTAACATATTTTTTGAGATGATCCCAAGCCCATTTTAATCCCTTCCATACAGATGATTGCTTCCAATTAGTGGTCCATTTCCCCTGCTTGTCCTGGAATTTTGCATGAAAAAATAATGCccattcttcttttgaatttaaaatcctccacatcatcttcatcaaaagaGATTTATTGATAACTTCAAGCCTTCTAATGCAAAGACCACCTTCTTCATAAGGGGTGCAAACCTTTCTCCAAGCTtttatattttctagaatcactGTCACCAGTCCATAGAAAGTTCCTTATGAGTTTTCACATACTTTAATGACAGAAGACGACCATTTGTAGATGGACATGTTGTATATGGGCACACTGCATAAAACATGTTTGACTAAAACCAATCTGTCACTGAAGAATAACATTTTATGTTTCCATGCAGCTAACTTACTCTGCAATATTTCAACAATTGACCACACCATTGCAGAAGTGATTTTACCAGGAGCAAGAAGAACATCCAAGTATTTATCAGGGAAATTTGATAATTCCATGTTAACTGCTTCACTGATTATCTGCTTCCTTAGTTGAGATGCACCATCTACAAAACACTTAGTTTTGGCTTTATTGATGATTTGACCTGAACTAGCTTGATATTCATCTAGCAATTGAAGTAAGCTTGAAATACTCTTCTTTGCACCATTACAAAAGATGAagacatcatctgcaaaaaacaaatGGGATGGATGTATCCCTTTTTTGATTACTATTGGTTGGAATTTACCTTTCTCTACTAGAGCTGAAATGTTTCTACTCAACACATCTTCCATCAAGACAAAGAGTATTGGGGACAAAGGATCCCCTTGCTTTAAACCTCTCCCAACTGAGAAAAACCCACATGGACCACCATTCACCATTACAGAGAGCTTAGCTTGTTCAAGCAAAGTAATTAACCATGAACACCAGTTAGAAGAAAAGCCATACTTCTGTAATACTTTGATCAGAAAATCCCAGCCAACTGAGTCATATGCTTGAGATATGTCCAGTTTG
This genomic stretch from Papaver somniferum cultivar HN1 chromosome 5, ASM357369v1, whole genome shotgun sequence harbors:
- the LOC113278707 gene encoding uncharacterized protein LOC113278707, with the protein product MASTCCICMEEQDSIDHTFWKCKFGISIWNWLNEIFAFKNPSSFEDIYKAAKNKSPLVKEIWLTASCDTLTDLWFQRNEKLFEEKKPNINRFKSRIFQLVYEGGYRTTGNRWGQNYDSQIMSFCMLGVSNIKYSGITECYWKSPTSGYTLFCCDGSSFGNPGSAGFGIIARDNECQVIGTLIGGLAITTNFIAELYAILCALKWAVCSNCKKVIVQSDSLTVINLFKQENAPWFIRSRWVKVLQGFEDIQFYQVFREVNFFADSLDKKGARLNAGERIVHMRRPSFIKRIEMPGVVYHRFH